One window of Microcoleus vaginatus PCC 9802 genomic DNA carries:
- a CDS encoding ATP-binding cassette domain-containing protein → MTQYFSTSIEASSQVKKHPEFLEINNLFKSYKNADGSEFSVLDNINLSIGENEYISVIGHSGCGKSTLLKIVAGLEKQSDGIVTLEGKEIRKPGADRMMVFQHYGLLPWLTVRENIRLAVDEVLRSLSRPEKISLVNEHLAMVNLTAAADKYPDEISGGMKQRVGIARALAIRPKMLLMDEPFGALDALTRGKLQKQVLDIWENHRQAAMMITHDVDEAIYMSDRIVLMTNGPAATIGEILSVPFARPRDRQELRESKEYYEIRNYALNFLDRYFTQDE, encoded by the coding sequence GTGACTCAATACTTTTCTACTTCTATCGAAGCCAGCAGCCAAGTCAAGAAGCACCCAGAATTTCTGGAAATTAACAACTTGTTCAAGTCGTATAAAAATGCTGACGGTAGCGAATTTAGCGTTTTGGACAATATCAATTTAAGTATTGGAGAAAACGAATATATTTCGGTAATCGGTCACTCGGGTTGCGGCAAATCAACGCTGCTAAAAATAGTGGCAGGTTTGGAAAAACAGAGCGACGGAATAGTGACACTGGAAGGAAAAGAAATTCGCAAACCGGGAGCCGATCGCATGATGGTATTTCAGCACTACGGATTGTTGCCTTGGCTGACGGTGCGGGAAAATATTCGGCTGGCAGTTGATGAAGTTTTGCGAAGTCTTAGCCGCCCCGAGAAGATTAGTCTTGTCAACGAACACCTAGCAATGGTAAACTTAACTGCAGCAGCCGATAAATATCCAGACGAAATTTCCGGAGGCATGAAACAGCGGGTTGGGATTGCGAGAGCTTTAGCGATCCGACCGAAAATGTTATTAATGGACGAACCGTTTGGAGCGCTGGATGCTCTAACTCGCGGCAAGTTGCAGAAACAGGTGCTGGATATTTGGGAAAATCACAGACAAGCTGCAATGATGATTACTCACGATGTGGATGAAGCTATCTATATGTCCGATCGCATTGTGCTGATGACAAACGGCCCCGCTGCGACAATAGGAGAGATTTTGTCAGTGCCGTTTGCCCGCCCGCGCGATCGCCAGGAGTTGCGGGAATCGAAGGAGTATTACGAAATCCGCAACTATGCTTTGAATTTTCTCGATCGCTACTTTACTCAAGACGAATAA
- a CDS encoding universal stress protein — MLARFESALGYQNLAEEMVLLPEPTLPVSKKSKSPKQAKTINFIVGYNSSPQSQIALDITLWMAHQTRLVTTKEVTVQVVYVIDESSKSYREDTCKVAVANALAAQQKVSDLEQTFALNCAAPALALPTEIPSVSQQKTWIDPHYFQAIYGQNNEYEVADKLLWQARCLAEEWRGLFKAHLRIGGVATELRKVVEVESANLLFLGCGSGNHRLVRELGNNFPCCVLGIPSALSYHIDVQPEESLSKLQLATTIPAG, encoded by the coding sequence ATGTTAGCGCGTTTTGAAAGTGCATTGGGATACCAAAATTTAGCAGAAGAAATGGTGTTGCTGCCGGAGCCAACATTACCAGTTTCTAAGAAATCAAAATCCCCAAAACAGGCAAAAACTATCAATTTTATTGTCGGTTACAACAGTTCTCCCCAAAGTCAAATAGCTCTGGATATTACCCTTTGGATGGCGCATCAAACTCGTTTAGTAACAACTAAAGAAGTCACGGTTCAAGTTGTCTACGTGATCGACGAATCGTCAAAAAGTTACCGCGAAGATACTTGCAAAGTTGCTGTAGCAAATGCCTTAGCTGCACAGCAGAAAGTGTCTGATTTAGAGCAAACATTCGCCCTTAATTGTGCAGCGCCTGCGCTCGCTTTACCAACCGAAATCCCATCGGTATCCCAGCAAAAAACTTGGATAGATCCGCATTATTTTCAAGCAATTTATGGTCAAAATAATGAGTACGAGGTAGCAGATAAGTTGCTGTGGCAAGCGCGCTGTTTGGCTGAGGAATGGCGCGGTTTATTCAAAGCTCATTTACGCATCGGGGGGGTTGCTACAGAACTGAGAAAGGTGGTTGAAGTAGAATCAGCAAATTTACTGTTCTTGGGCTGTGGTTCTGGCAACCATCGGCTGGTTAGGGAACTAGGCAATAATTTTCCCTGCTGCGTACTCGGGATTCCTTCGGCACTCAGCTATCACATCGATGTTCAGCCTGAAGAAAGTTTGAGCAAGTTACAGTTGGCGACAACTATACCTGCAGGTTAA
- a CDS encoding S9 family peptidase translates to MNKLSPYGSWKSPISSDLIVSGTVGLGQIAIDGDDIYWVEGRPSEAGRSVLVRRTPDGKISDVTPAPFNVRTRVNEYGGAAFAVAGGVVYFSHFADQRIYTQTLNSQPEPLTPTANSRYADAIVDQQRNRLICVREDHAGEGEPVNTIVSINLDNGEDIQILTQGNDFYASPRLSPDGSLLSWICWNHPNMPWDGTELWVAEINADGSLGEKYLVAGGVEESIFQPEWSPDGVLYFVSDKSNWWNFYRWQSSTPLNPSLVRGEAEIETSLCEMAAEFGLPQWVFGMSTYAVVSESKIICTYTQQGQWYLASLDLTTKHLTTIETPYTDISSVKARGETVVCLASSPTESTAIVQLNLATSQLEILRQSSNLSINPGYLSVPEPIEFPTENNLTAFGFFYPPKNQDFAAPAGEKPPLVVKSHGGPTAATSSSMNLKIQYWTSRGFAVLDVNYGGSTGYGREYRKRLQDSWGIVDVDDCANGAKYLAQKGLVDGERMAIAGGSAGGYTTLCALTFRDVFKAGASYYGVSDLEALATDTHKFEARYLDGLIGPYPERKDLYVARSPIHSAERLSCPVIFFQGLEDKVVPPNQAEMMVEILKAKGLPVAYVAYEGEQHGFRRAENIKRTLDGEFYFYSRVFKFELAEPVEEVVIFNL, encoded by the coding sequence ATGAATAAATTATCACCTTACGGCTCTTGGAAATCACCTATTTCTTCCGATTTAATTGTTTCTGGAACTGTCGGGCTCGGACAAATTGCTATTGACGGCGATGATATTTATTGGGTTGAGGGAAGGCCTTCGGAAGCGGGAAGAAGCGTTCTCGTGCGGCGCACTCCTGATGGTAAAATCAGCGACGTGACACCTGCTCCTTTCAATGTTCGCACTCGCGTTAACGAATACGGCGGCGCTGCTTTTGCAGTTGCTGGCGGTGTTGTCTATTTTTCTCATTTTGCCGACCAACGTATTTATACTCAAACATTAAATTCTCAACCAGAACCTCTGACACCTACTGCTAATTCTCGCTATGCAGATGCGATAGTTGACCAGCAAAGAAATCGCCTGATTTGCGTGCGCGAAGACCATGCAGGTGAGGGGGAACCTGTCAATACTATTGTTAGCATTAATTTAGATAACGGCGAAGATATTCAAATCTTAACTCAGGGCAATGATTTTTATGCTTCCCCTCGTTTAAGTCCAGACGGTTCTCTACTTTCCTGGATTTGTTGGAACCATCCAAATATGCCCTGGGATGGCACAGAATTGTGGGTAGCAGAAATTAATGCTGACGGTTCTTTAGGTGAAAAATACTTAGTGGCTGGCGGGGTTGAGGAGTCGATTTTTCAACCGGAATGGTCGCCCGATGGAGTTTTGTATTTTGTTTCTGACAAGTCTAACTGGTGGAATTTCTACCGCTGGCAATCTAGCACCCCCCTCAATCCCTCCTTGGTAAGGGGGGAAGCCGAGATAGAAACCAGCTTGTGCGAAATGGCGGCTGAGTTCGGACTTCCTCAGTGGGTTTTTGGAATGTCTACTTATGCCGTTGTCTCGGAAAGCAAAATTATTTGCACCTACACTCAGCAAGGCCAGTGGTATTTAGCGAGTCTTGATTTAACGACAAAGCATTTGACAACTATTGAGACGCCTTACACTGATATTTCGTCGGTCAAAGCGCGGGGAGAAACTGTTGTTTGTCTGGCAAGTTCGCCGACGGAATCTACTGCTATTGTACAACTCAATTTAGCAACAAGCCAACTAGAAATATTGCGCCAATCAAGCAATTTAAGCATCAATCCGGGTTATCTTTCGGTACCGGAACCGATTGAATTCCCTACGGAAAACAATTTGACTGCTTTCGGTTTCTTCTATCCTCCGAAAAATCAAGATTTCGCAGCGCCTGCGGGTGAAAAACCGCCGCTTGTTGTTAAAAGTCACGGCGGCCCAACTGCTGCTACTTCTAGCAGTATGAATTTGAAAATTCAATATTGGACGAGTCGCGGTTTTGCCGTGCTCGATGTTAATTACGGCGGCAGCACTGGTTACGGCCGAGAATACAGAAAAAGACTGCAAGATAGTTGGGGAATTGTCGATGTTGACGACTGCGCTAACGGTGCTAAATATTTAGCTCAAAAAGGTTTAGTTGATGGCGAAAGAATGGCGATCGCCGGAGGCAGTGCAGGAGGGTACACTACTCTGTGCGCTCTTACTTTCCGCGATGTGTTTAAGGCCGGTGCGAGCTATTATGGAGTTAGCGATTTGGAAGCTTTGGCAACGGATACTCACAAATTTGAAGCGCGCTATCTGGATGGATTAATCGGGCCTTATCCTGAAAGAAAAGATTTGTATGTAGCTCGTTCGCCTATTCATTCCGCCGAACGTTTATCTTGTCCCGTTATCTTCTTTCAAGGATTAGAAGATAAAGTGGTTCCGCCTAATCAAGCGGAAATGATGGTAGAGATATTGAAAGCTAAAGGTTTGCCGGTTGCTTATGTTGCTTATGAAGGGGAACAACACGGTTTTCGCCGCGCTGAAAATATCAAAAGAACTCTTGACGGCGAATTCTATTTCTATTCCCGGGTGTTTAAGTTTGAGTTAGCTGAACCTGTGGAGGAAGTGGTGATTTTCAATCTTTAG
- a CDS encoding nucleoside hydrolase, producing MSKKLVLMDHDGAVDDYLSVVLLMTMEEVETLGVIVTPADCYIQPAVSATRKILDLMGCSEVPVAASTVRGLNPFPVLFRRDAFAVDRLPILNEKGTIDTPLISEPGQNFMVRVLRDAAAPVTLMVTGPLTTVAQALDIAPEIESKIQEIVWMGGALNVIGNVSKDMEPGQDMSAEWNAYWDPIAIDRIWQTQIPVVMCPLDITNNVPLTVEFSNLLARQRKYPISDLAGQCYALAISQDYYFWDILATAYLAHPEFYQLREWETEIITEGISQGRTKVKSGGRKIQAMDKVDTAKFYNYILQQWAR from the coding sequence ATGTCAAAAAAACTTGTACTAATGGATCACGACGGTGCAGTTGACGACTATCTCTCAGTCGTGTTGCTGATGACAATGGAGGAAGTCGAAACTCTGGGAGTAATTGTCACTCCTGCGGACTGCTACATTCAACCGGCGGTGAGTGCAACGCGCAAAATCCTCGATTTGATGGGGTGTTCAGAGGTTCCGGTGGCGGCGAGTACGGTGCGGGGACTCAACCCATTTCCGGTGTTATTTCGGCGAGATGCCTTTGCAGTCGATCGACTTCCGATTCTAAATGAAAAAGGAACCATTGACACGCCGTTAATATCAGAACCCGGACAAAACTTTATGGTGCGAGTTTTGCGGGATGCAGCCGCACCAGTCACATTAATGGTAACGGGGCCGTTAACAACAGTAGCGCAAGCTTTAGATATCGCGCCAGAAATTGAAAGCAAAATTCAAGAAATTGTCTGGATGGGAGGCGCCCTCAATGTTATCGGCAATGTTAGCAAAGATATGGAACCCGGACAAGATATGTCGGCGGAATGGAATGCTTACTGGGACCCGATAGCAATCGATAGAATTTGGCAAACCCAAATTCCCGTTGTCATGTGTCCTTTAGATATCACGAATAATGTACCGCTGACTGTAGAATTTTCCAATCTCTTAGCAAGACAGCGCAAATATCCAATTTCCGACTTAGCAGGACAGTGTTATGCCCTAGCAATATCTCAAGATTACTACTTTTGGGACATTTTGGCAACCGCTTATTTAGCGCATCCAGAATTTTACCAACTGCGAGAATGGGAAACAGAAATTATTACCGAAGGCATCAGCCAAGGACGCACAAAAGTTAAAAGTGGAGGGCGAAAAATTCAAGCAATGGATAAAGTAGACACCGCCAAATTTTACAATTACATATTACAACAGTGGGCGCGGTAA